GTAGCCGAGGGTCAGCCCCGTGTGAAGCAGGGGGAGGACTTCGACCGAAAAGGGGAAGGACCCGACCTCCGCCGGCAGTTCCCGGAACTCGACGGGGTACGGGATGTCCCCGGGCGCCTTGGTGAAGGGGGGGCGCATCAGGGCGCCGAGGTGCTCCCGGGTCCCCTCCGGCCCGCCGATCACCATCCCGCCGGCCAGGCGGAACTTGCTCAGGACATGGACACCCACCACGTGATCCAGGTGGAAATGGCTCAGGAAAAGGTAGATCGGTTCCGGAGAGCCCTCCGCCACGAAGCGGTCGAGCTTGTGGATACCGTTCCCCGCGTCGAGAACGAACCGGAAGCCGCCCATCTCCACAAACAGGCTCAGGGTGTTGCCCGTCTCGGTGTCGAACCAGCCGTTGGTTCCGAGGAAGACCACGCGGTCCATTTCAGATTCTCCGGATCAGGCGGGCGGGCAGGCCAAGCAGGGCGCGGAGGAGGTCGAAGACGGCGCCGACCGCGATCCCCGCCAGCCGGAAAGGCAGCAGCAGCAACCAGACGAAGGGGAAGAGCAGGAGGACGAGGAGGGCCAGCGGCCAGCAGATCACCAGCAGGATGCACCACAGCAGGAACTTGACCATCGTGACCTCCGGCCGTGGGAGCCGGGCGGCGCCCTCAGCGCACCGCGGCGGCCTTCGCGGACCGGGAACGGAACCAGGGGGTCCCCTTCCCGAAGTGCGAGGCGAGGGAGATGCCGATACCCGCCGTCATGATGAGGAGCTGCACGAAGAACGCCAGGCCCGGGACGAACTTCAGGATGGTCCAGGCGCCGATGGCCAGCAACAGGCTGAACAGGGGTTTGCGTCCGGGGATCTTCAGCCGCCGCGACAGGACGTTGCCGACGGTGCAAAGGAAGACGGTGGCCCCGAACACCCAGGCGCAGAAGAAGAAGATCACCAGCACCACCAGGAGGGGAATGCCGATCAGCACCAGGCACAGGAGGACGAAGAGCACGAGCAGGGCGAACGCCCCCACGACGCCGATGACACCGGTCCCCAGCACCATCCAGAAATCCTTGCGGACCTGGTTGCTGGCGTAGGCGACGTGGGTGGGGAAGAGTTTGATGATGACCATGGCGAGGAGGAACCAGGCCAGGGAGAAGAAGATACGCTTGGCGATGGAGAAGGGGTCGTAGCTCTGGGAGAAGAGATACCCGAAGGGGTCGGTGAAAAACAGCCGGACATCTTCGCCCAAGAAGGGCGACGCGAAGAGCTTCCCATCGACCCGGGCCTTCGCCGAAACGTTCCGGGTGCTCCCGATCAGGAGCACGTTCCCCGTCACCTGGCCGGTTTCGGTCATGACCAGGGCGCCCCCGATCACGGCGACGTCCCCTTCGACCCGGCCCGTAACCGTGACCGTGCTCCCGGCGGCGACGACCCCTCTGGCGGCGGTCCCGTCCACCACCACGGGGGTCCCGATGGCGATGATCATGTCCGCCGCCTGGCGGCCCTTCTCGACGACGATCCGGGAATCGCCTTCGGCCGCCGCGGCGGACGC
This Acidobacteriota bacterium DNA region includes the following protein-coding sequences:
- a CDS encoding MBL fold metallo-hydrolase, which produces MDRVVFLGTNGWFDTETGNTLSLFVEMGGFRFVLDAGNGIHKLDRFVAEGSPEPIYLFLSHFHLDHVVGVHVLSKFRLAGGMVIGGPEGTREHLGALMRPPFTKAPGDIPYPVEFRELPAEVGSFPFSVEVLPLLHTGLTLGYRLSAGGKVLAYCPDTGYCANAVTLARGADLLVTECAYGIGVRRPQWPHLNPGDAARIASEAGARKLALVHFDPRHYPTLEHRRLAEKAARETFPATLAATDELEVAF